From Herbaspirillum sp. WKF16:
ATCCCGACAACTTCTTCGCCGAGACCGAGCAGGTGGCCTTCTGCACCGCGCACATCGTGCCGGGCATCGACTTCACCAACGACCCGCTGCTGCAAGGGCGCATCCATTCCTACCTGGACACCCAGATCAGCCGCCTGGGCGGGGTCAACTTCCACGAGCTGCCGATCAATTCGCCGCTGCGCGCCGTGCACAACAACCAGCGCGACGGCATGCACCGGCAGACGCTGAACCGGGGCCGCGTGGCCTACGAACCGAATTCGCTGGGCGGCGGCTGCCCGTTCCAGGCCGGCGCGGCCGGCTTCCACAGCTTCCCGCAGACGGAGGAAGGCGACAAGATCCGCGCCAAGCCGGAGAAATTCGCCGACCATTACTCGCAGGCGCTGCTGTTCTGGAAAAGCCAGACGCCGGCTGAACAGCTGCACATCGTCAACGCCTTCCGCTTCGAACTGACGCGCGTGCAGACGCCGGCCGTGCGCCAGCGCGTGGTGTCGCTGCTGGTCAATGTCGACCCCTTGCTGGCCGAACAGGTGGCGCAAGGATTGGGCATCGCTGTGCCGGAAGCGGCGCCGTCGCAGGCGACCACGCCCACCGAATACCCGGCCTCGCCGGCCTTGTCGCTGACGGCCTATCCAGGCCAGACCGGAGTGGCGACCAAGCGCGTGGCGTTGCTGGTGGCGGATGGCGTGGATGGCGGCGCCATCACCGAGATCTACGAACAGCTGTTGCAGCTGGGCGCCGTGCCGCGCCTGGTCGGGCAGAAGCTGGGCGCCGTCACCGGCGCCGACGGCGCCGCGCTGCAGGTGGAGATCACGCTGTCGGCCGCGCCTTCGGCGCTGTACGACGCGGTAGTGATTGCCGACGGCGAAGAGGCCTCGATGCTATTGGCCGCCGATCCGCTGGTGGCTGAATTCATGCGCGACCAGTATCGCCATTGCAAGCCGATCCTGGCGCTGGGCAGCGCCACGGCAGTCATCGACAAGGCGGAACTGCCGGCGGCGCTGCCCAGCGGCGACGACGACTTCTCATTGGCGGTGGGCGATGCCGATCAGTTGGCCGAGTTGCTGCCGCAATTCATCGAGGCGTTGGGCGGGCAACGCGAGCTGGGAAGGGAGACGCAGGCCTGACAATGTGAGGCTTGTCAGGCCTGCAATGCGGGCAAGTACGCGTCGACGGTCTTGCGGGCCCAGGCCAGGCCTGCGGCCTGCAGCTCGGCGAAATCCTCATAGCGGCCCTGCTTGTCCCGCCACGCCGGCCAGGCCGGCTTCCACAGCGGCTTGATCTGCACGGCCAGGTGCCAGCCGTCGAGCATCTCGAAGCCGACGATGCTGATCTCGTGGTCGCGGTAGCGGCAGGTGTGGGTGAGGGATTGCATGAACTTTTCCGAATGGAAATCTTCCCCAAGTATAGTGCACTGCAAAATAAAATCGATAGGCGGGAAGACAACTCCCCTGCCGCGGGGAAATCAGGAATCGCCCGATAGCTCATCGGCAAGGGAAGGTTCAACATCGGCTCACCGATCACCTTTCGCGAGCGCCGACCATGAACAAGACCGCACTGATTGCCGCCTCCCGCCCCGAAGAACGCCGGGCCCTGACCGAATGGCTGGCCTTTAACGATATCGACACCAAGACCGTGCCCAGCGGGCAAAGCGCCATCGAGCTGATGACCCAGGGCCAGCCCGACCTGGTGCTGGCGCAGGTGTCCATGGACGACATGAGCGGCCTGCGGCTGGCGCATTACCTGAAGGCGCACGCCGGCTTCAGCAAGGTGCCGGTGATCCTGCTGTGCCGTGATGAGCGAGAACTGAAACTGGTGGACGGCCAATGGCGGGCCTTTATCTTCGAGGCGCCGCTCAGCGCCGCGCTGATCTCCGAATTGAAGCGGGAACTGGTCAACTGAACACGGCTGGCCGGCAGTGAAAAAAAGGCGGACGCATGTCCGCCTTTTTCATTGCTTGCGCGCCTTAAGCAGGACGCCTGCGGCGCCGGTAGCGGGCGATGCCGCCCGCGCCGGCCAACACCGCCGCCAGCAGGAGCGCGGCCGACGCCGCGCGGTGCCGCGCCACCCAAGTCCGCGCCCCGCGCCAGGCCTGCACATAGGGGAAGCGGGCGGCGGCGGCGAAGTCGGGCTCCACGCAGTTCTGGCCGAAGTCCACCGAGAACGGCACGGCGGCGCCCTGCTTCACATAGCGGCGGTACAGCTCGCTGGAACGCTGGGCGTCGTAGAACACGAAGTTGACGCCCTGGCACAGCGCGGCGGCGAAGGCCTGCGAGCGCGGCGGCAATTCGTCGGCGGCCTTGGCG
This genomic window contains:
- a CDS encoding response regulator: MNKTALIAASRPEERRALTEWLAFNDIDTKTVPSGQSAIELMTQGQPDLVLAQVSMDDMSGLRLAHYLKAHAGFSKVPVILLCRDERELKLVDGQWRAFIFEAPLSAALISELKRELVN